The nucleotide sequence TACCTGCTCAGCCGGGTCTTCGCGAACGCCTACGGGGACGAGCTGCGGGCCTCCGGCGCACCTGCCGATTCGAACCTGCTCATCCGCCCCCTCACCCTGGCCCTCGGGCCCGCGCGGGACGTGCAGGTCGATCCCGCCGTCCTCTGGGACGATCTCGAGACCACCGAGGTGACCGAGGATGCAGCCACCATCCTCACCGCCTCCTTCGAGGACGCAGCCGCGCAGCTGGCCCGCGCCTTCGGCACCGATCCGAACGAGTGGCGGTGGGGCCGGGTGCACACGATCACCTTCGAGAGCCTGGTCGGTGACCTCGCCGCAGCGGAGAGCGTGACGGGGATCAACAACGGCCCCTACGCCAACGACGGCGGCCTCTTCACCGTCGACGTGGCCAACCCGCCCTCCCTCGCCAGGGGGAGCGGCTTCGCCCACGGCTCCGGCGCCTCGCTCCGCATCGTCAACGAGGCCACCGCCGACGGGATCAAGACCTGGCTCCAGGTCCCCGGCGGCCAGGACCTCCACCGGGACGGCGAGCACTACGGCGACCTCGTGGACGGCTGGCTGGCCAACGAGTCCTTCGTCTTCCCCTTCACCAGGGAAGAGGTCGACGCTGCGGCGGTGACCACGCTCCGGGTCGGGCCCTGAAGCGCCTTCGCGCTGCGGCCCCACGGCCCGCTCCCACCCCGGGGGCGGGCCTTTTTTCGTTGGCGCGGGCAGGCGGGCGGTGGGCATGATGGCCTGTACAGGCGGGCAGGTGCCGGCCGGGATGGCACAGCGGCCTCCAGAGGTTCTCATGCGTATGGCGCAGACCCCCTTCCAGCTCGTCACCGAATACACGCCGAGCGGCGATCAGCCCCGGGCGATCCAGGAGCTCGTCGAGGGCCTGCACCGCGGCGACAAGCACCAGGTCCTCCTCGGCGCCACCGGCACGGGCAAGACCTTCACCATCGCCAACGTGATCGCCCAGACGGGCAAGCCCACGCTGGTGATGGCCCACAACAAGACCCTCGCCGCGCAGCTCTACGGGGAGCTCAAGGAGCTCTTCCCGCACAATGCGGTGGAGTACTTCGTCTCCTACTACGACTACTACCAGCCGGAAGCGTACGTCCCGTCGTCCGACACCTTCATCGAGAAGGACTCGGCCATCAACGACGAGATCGACCGGATGCGCCACGCGGCGACCCACTCGCTCCTCACCCGCAACGACGTGATCATCGTCGCCTCGGTGAGCTGCATCTACGGCATCGGCTCCGCCGAGTCGTATTACGGGATGCTCCAATCGATCGAGGTGGGGAAGGAGTTCCTCCGCGACCGCTTCCTCCGGGCCCTCGTCGACATCCAGTACGAGCGCAACGACATCGACTTCCACCGCGGCACCTTCCGGGTGCGCGGCGACACCATCGAGGTCTTCCCCGCCTACGAGGAGGAGAAGGCGATCCGGATCGAGTTCTTCGGCGACACCGTCGAGGCGATCAGCGAGATCGATCCCTTGCGCGGCCTGAAGCTCCAGAGCCTCGACAAGGTGGCCATCTTCCCCAACAGCCACTACGTCACCGCGCCGGAGCGGCGGCAGATCGCGCTGCGCTCGATCCAGGAGGAGCTGCGCGAGCGGCTCCAGCACCTGGGCGACGGCGGCAAGCTCCTGGAGCAGCAGCGCCTCGAGCAGCGCACCATGTTCGACCTCGAGATGCTCGAGCAGATGGGTTTCTGCAACGGCATCGAGAACTACTCCCGCCACCTCTCGGGCAGGAAGACCGGCGAGCCGCCGCCGTGCCTCATCGACTACTTTCCGAAGGACTTCCTCCTCGTCATGGACGAGAGCCACCAGACCGTTCCCCAGGTGGGCGCCATGTACCGCGGCGACCGCTCCCGCAAGGAGACGCTGGTGGACTACGGCTTCCGCCTCCCCTCGGCGCTCGACAACCGGCCGCTGCAGTTCAAGGAGTTCGAGGCGCTGGTGAACCAGGCGATCTACGTCTCGGCCACACCGGCGAACTACGAGCTCGACAAGGCGCAGGGCGTG is from Vulgatibacter sp. and encodes:
- the uvrB gene encoding excinuclease ABC subunit UvrB; protein product: MAQTPFQLVTEYTPSGDQPRAIQELVEGLHRGDKHQVLLGATGTGKTFTIANVIAQTGKPTLVMAHNKTLAAQLYGELKELFPHNAVEYFVSYYDYYQPEAYVPSSDTFIEKDSAINDEIDRMRHAATHSLLTRNDVIIVASVSCIYGIGSAESYYGMLQSIEVGKEFLRDRFLRALVDIQYERNDIDFHRGTFRVRGDTIEVFPAYEEEKAIRIEFFGDTVEAISEIDPLRGLKLQSLDKVAIFPNSHYVTAPERRQIALRSIQEELRERLQHLGDGGKLLEQQRLEQRTMFDLEMLEQMGFCNGIENYSRHLSGRKTGEPPPCLIDYFPKDFLLVMDESHQTVPQVGAMYRGDRSRKETLVDYGFRLPSALDNRPLQFKEFEALVNQAIYVSATPANYELDKAQGVVVEQIIRPTGLMDPEIEVRPVGSQVDDLLGEIHTLVAKGDRVLVTTLTKRMAEDLTEYYTDVGVRVRYLHSDIDTLERIQTIRGLRKGEFDVLVGINLLREGLDIPEVSLVAILDADKEGFLRSSVSLIQTIGRAARNVNGRVLMYGDKITESMRIAIDETNRRRELQRKYNEEHGITPTTVKKTILEMGAAVEGDYSTVPVAAEDEAQYLSPGEIHREIGRLTKEMQQAAEELEFEKAAMLRDQINALKDADLGLKPAILQTSGGPAGPKRDRGSRGGPKGRYPAKKRARR